In Vitis vinifera cultivar Pinot Noir 40024 chromosome 11, ASM3070453v1, a genomic segment contains:
- the LOC100257638 gene encoding uncharacterized protein LOC100257638 isoform X6, with product MEKAAKTYEARFVINISELGEDDPLTQNGTWRFSTLKVPWYSTRVSRGQGTGYFLKQIKIPFGKTLDIISLDTGAFKDFMLMNPLNGAGNDQLHGLTKTLETSDSDWRIVVGFCSLAVCEGNRERIEIQLYEHLHHIFYKFGVDVYLSGEGCSDYARKDSIAYIRNPGSIDEKLPLASVNQISGFSKGMVNGFLLHRVSSLEIVSIRLFLLNLFLLKHQQMFFFHGRKPTLLTQQGKLCMM from the exons ATGGAGAAGGCGGCAAAGACTTATGAGGCAAGGTTTGTGATAAACATTAGTGAACTTGGGGAAGACGATCCACTCACACAGAAT GGTACTTGGCGTTTTTCAACACTGAAAGTTCCCTG GTACAGTACCAGAGTTTCAAGAGGACAAGGAACAGGTTACTTCCTAAAGCAGATCAAAATACCTTTTGGGAAGACCTTAGACATTATTAGTTTGGATACTGGGGCATTTAAG GATTTTATGCTTATGAATCCGTTAAATGGTGCTGGAAATGATCAATTACATGGGCTGACAAAGACACTAGAAACATCAGATAGCGACTG GCGCATAGTTGTTGGTTTCTGCTCATTGGCTGTTTGTGAAGGAAACAGGGAACGAATAGAAATACAACTTTATGAGCATCTacaccatattttttataagtttgGAGTG GATGTGTACCTGAGTGGGGAGGGATGTAGTGACTATGCTCGTAAAGATAGTATAGCCTACATCAGGAACCCAGGTTCAATTGATGAAAAACTTCCTCTTGCTTCTGTAAATCAAATATCAGGTTTTAGTAA GGGAATGGTTAATGGGTTCCTTCTTCATAGAGTCAGCTCCTTAGAGATTGTGAGTATTCGtctttttttactaaatttgtTCTTGTTGAAGCACCAACAAATGTTCTTTTTCCATGGCAGGAAACCTACTTTGTTAACTCAGCAGGGGAAGTTGTGCATGATGTAG
- the LOC100257638 gene encoding uncharacterized protein LOC100257638 isoform X2 codes for MGKPSWVRTVITQLSLCLAVLLAFNLGRPWEKPMSHSSSGSSRPLDLYFISVRGGFRPLNQQTHLLKQMEKAAKTYEARFVINISELGEDDPLTQNGTWRFSTLKVPCTRVSRGQGTGYFLKQIKIPFGKTLDIISLDTGAFKDFMLMNPLNGAGNDQLHGLTKTLETSDSDWRIVVGFCSLAVCEGNRERIEIQLYEHLHHIFYKFGVDVYLSGEGCSDYARKDSIAYIRNPGSIDEKLPLASVNQISGFSKGMVNGFLLHRVSSLEIVSIRLFLLNLFLLKHQQMFFFHGRKPTLLTQQGKLCMM; via the exons ATGGGGAAACCTTCATGGGTTCGCACTGTTATAACACAGTTGTCTCTCTGCTTGGCTGTCTTGCTTGCATTCAACTTGGGTCGGCCTTGGGAGAAGCCCATGTCCCACAGCAGCAGTGGCAGTAGCAGGCCTCTTGACCTTTACTTTATCAGTGTTAGAGGAGGATTTAGACCTCTTAATCAACAAACCCATCTTCTCAAACAG ATGGAGAAGGCGGCAAAGACTTATGAGGCAAGGTTTGTGATAAACATTAGTGAACTTGGGGAAGACGATCCACTCACACAGAAT GGTACTTGGCGTTTTTCAACACTGAAAGTTCCCTG TACCAGAGTTTCAAGAGGACAAGGAACAGGTTACTTCCTAAAGCAGATCAAAATACCTTTTGGGAAGACCTTAGACATTATTAGTTTGGATACTGGGGCATTTAAG GATTTTATGCTTATGAATCCGTTAAATGGTGCTGGAAATGATCAATTACATGGGCTGACAAAGACACTAGAAACATCAGATAGCGACTG GCGCATAGTTGTTGGTTTCTGCTCATTGGCTGTTTGTGAAGGAAACAGGGAACGAATAGAAATACAACTTTATGAGCATCTacaccatattttttataagtttgGAGTG GATGTGTACCTGAGTGGGGAGGGATGTAGTGACTATGCTCGTAAAGATAGTATAGCCTACATCAGGAACCCAGGTTCAATTGATGAAAAACTTCCTCTTGCTTCTGTAAATCAAATATCAGGTTTTAGTAA GGGAATGGTTAATGGGTTCCTTCTTCATAGAGTCAGCTCCTTAGAGATTGTGAGTATTCGtctttttttactaaatttgtTCTTGTTGAAGCACCAACAAATGTTCTTTTTCCATGGCAGGAAACCTACTTTGTTAACTCAGCAGGGGAAGTTGTGCATGATGTAG
- the LOC100257638 gene encoding uncharacterized protein LOC100257638 isoform X3 has protein sequence MGKPSWVRTVITQLSLCLAVLLAFNLGRPWEKPMSHSSSGSSRPLDLYFISVRGGFRPLNQQTHLLKQMEKAAKTYEARFVINISELGEDDPLTQNGTWRFSTLKVPWYSTRVSRGQGTGYFLKQIKIPFGKTLDIISLDTGAFKDFMLMNPLNGAGNDQLHGLTKTLETSDSDWRIVVGFCSLAVCEGNRERIEIQLYEHLHHIFYKFGVDVYLSGEGCSDYARKDSIAYIRNPGSIDEKLPLASVNQISGFSKGMVNGFLLHRVSSLEIETYFVNSAGEVVHDVVLQQRGKAAM, from the exons ATGGGGAAACCTTCATGGGTTCGCACTGTTATAACACAGTTGTCTCTCTGCTTGGCTGTCTTGCTTGCATTCAACTTGGGTCGGCCTTGGGAGAAGCCCATGTCCCACAGCAGCAGTGGCAGTAGCAGGCCTCTTGACCTTTACTTTATCAGTGTTAGAGGAGGATTTAGACCTCTTAATCAACAAACCCATCTTCTCAAACAG ATGGAGAAGGCGGCAAAGACTTATGAGGCAAGGTTTGTGATAAACATTAGTGAACTTGGGGAAGACGATCCACTCACACAGAAT GGTACTTGGCGTTTTTCAACACTGAAAGTTCCCTG GTACAGTACCAGAGTTTCAAGAGGACAAGGAACAGGTTACTTCCTAAAGCAGATCAAAATACCTTTTGGGAAGACCTTAGACATTATTAGTTTGGATACTGGGGCATTTAAG GATTTTATGCTTATGAATCCGTTAAATGGTGCTGGAAATGATCAATTACATGGGCTGACAAAGACACTAGAAACATCAGATAGCGACTG GCGCATAGTTGTTGGTTTCTGCTCATTGGCTGTTTGTGAAGGAAACAGGGAACGAATAGAAATACAACTTTATGAGCATCTacaccatattttttataagtttgGAGTG GATGTGTACCTGAGTGGGGAGGGATGTAGTGACTATGCTCGTAAAGATAGTATAGCCTACATCAGGAACCCAGGTTCAATTGATGAAAAACTTCCTCTTGCTTCTGTAAATCAAATATCAGGTTTTAGTAA GGGAATGGTTAATGGGTTCCTTCTTCATAGAGTCAGCTCCTTAGAGATT GAAACCTACTTTGTTAACTCAGCAGGGGAAGTTGTGCATGATGTAGTACTTCAACAGAGGGGCAAGGCAGCCATGTAA
- the LOC100257638 gene encoding uncharacterized protein LOC100257638 isoform X4, translating to MGKPSWVRTVITQLSLCLAVLLAFNLGRPWEKPMSHSSSGSSRPLDLYFISVRGGFRPLNQQTHLLKQMEKAAKTYEARFVINISELGEDDPLTQNGTWRFSTLKVPCTRVSRGQGTGYFLKQIKIPFGKTLDIISLDTGAFKDFMLMNPLNGAGNDQLHGLTKTLETSDSDWRIVVGFCSLAVCEGNRERIEIQLYEHLHHIFYKFGVDVYLSGEGCSDYARKDSIAYIRNPGSIDEKLPLASVNQISGFSKGMVNGFLLHRVSSLEIETYFVNSAGEVVHDVVLQQRGKAAM from the exons ATGGGGAAACCTTCATGGGTTCGCACTGTTATAACACAGTTGTCTCTCTGCTTGGCTGTCTTGCTTGCATTCAACTTGGGTCGGCCTTGGGAGAAGCCCATGTCCCACAGCAGCAGTGGCAGTAGCAGGCCTCTTGACCTTTACTTTATCAGTGTTAGAGGAGGATTTAGACCTCTTAATCAACAAACCCATCTTCTCAAACAG ATGGAGAAGGCGGCAAAGACTTATGAGGCAAGGTTTGTGATAAACATTAGTGAACTTGGGGAAGACGATCCACTCACACAGAAT GGTACTTGGCGTTTTTCAACACTGAAAGTTCCCTG TACCAGAGTTTCAAGAGGACAAGGAACAGGTTACTTCCTAAAGCAGATCAAAATACCTTTTGGGAAGACCTTAGACATTATTAGTTTGGATACTGGGGCATTTAAG GATTTTATGCTTATGAATCCGTTAAATGGTGCTGGAAATGATCAATTACATGGGCTGACAAAGACACTAGAAACATCAGATAGCGACTG GCGCATAGTTGTTGGTTTCTGCTCATTGGCTGTTTGTGAAGGAAACAGGGAACGAATAGAAATACAACTTTATGAGCATCTacaccatattttttataagtttgGAGTG GATGTGTACCTGAGTGGGGAGGGATGTAGTGACTATGCTCGTAAAGATAGTATAGCCTACATCAGGAACCCAGGTTCAATTGATGAAAAACTTCCTCTTGCTTCTGTAAATCAAATATCAGGTTTTAGTAA GGGAATGGTTAATGGGTTCCTTCTTCATAGAGTCAGCTCCTTAGAGATT GAAACCTACTTTGTTAACTCAGCAGGGGAAGTTGTGCATGATGTAGTACTTCAACAGAGGGGCAAGGCAGCCATGTAA
- the LOC100257638 gene encoding uncharacterized protein LOC100257638 isoform X1, whose protein sequence is MGKPSWVRTVITQLSLCLAVLLAFNLGRPWEKPMSHSSSGSSRPLDLYFISVRGGFRPLNQQTHLLKQMEKAAKTYEARFVINISELGEDDPLTQNGTWRFSTLKVPWYSTRVSRGQGTGYFLKQIKIPFGKTLDIISLDTGAFKDFMLMNPLNGAGNDQLHGLTKTLETSDSDWRIVVGFCSLAVCEGNRERIEIQLYEHLHHIFYKFGVDVYLSGEGCSDYARKDSIAYIRNPGSIDEKLPLASVNQISGFSKGMVNGFLLHRVSSLEIVSIRLFLLNLFLLKHQQMFFFHGRKPTLLTQQGKLCMM, encoded by the exons ATGGGGAAACCTTCATGGGTTCGCACTGTTATAACACAGTTGTCTCTCTGCTTGGCTGTCTTGCTTGCATTCAACTTGGGTCGGCCTTGGGAGAAGCCCATGTCCCACAGCAGCAGTGGCAGTAGCAGGCCTCTTGACCTTTACTTTATCAGTGTTAGAGGAGGATTTAGACCTCTTAATCAACAAACCCATCTTCTCAAACAG ATGGAGAAGGCGGCAAAGACTTATGAGGCAAGGTTTGTGATAAACATTAGTGAACTTGGGGAAGACGATCCACTCACACAGAAT GGTACTTGGCGTTTTTCAACACTGAAAGTTCCCTG GTACAGTACCAGAGTTTCAAGAGGACAAGGAACAGGTTACTTCCTAAAGCAGATCAAAATACCTTTTGGGAAGACCTTAGACATTATTAGTTTGGATACTGGGGCATTTAAG GATTTTATGCTTATGAATCCGTTAAATGGTGCTGGAAATGATCAATTACATGGGCTGACAAAGACACTAGAAACATCAGATAGCGACTG GCGCATAGTTGTTGGTTTCTGCTCATTGGCTGTTTGTGAAGGAAACAGGGAACGAATAGAAATACAACTTTATGAGCATCTacaccatattttttataagtttgGAGTG GATGTGTACCTGAGTGGGGAGGGATGTAGTGACTATGCTCGTAAAGATAGTATAGCCTACATCAGGAACCCAGGTTCAATTGATGAAAAACTTCCTCTTGCTTCTGTAAATCAAATATCAGGTTTTAGTAA GGGAATGGTTAATGGGTTCCTTCTTCATAGAGTCAGCTCCTTAGAGATTGTGAGTATTCGtctttttttactaaatttgtTCTTGTTGAAGCACCAACAAATGTTCTTTTTCCATGGCAGGAAACCTACTTTGTTAACTCAGCAGGGGAAGTTGTGCATGATGTAG
- the LOC100257638 gene encoding uncharacterized protein LOC100257638 isoform X5 yields MLMMEKAAKTYEARFVINISELGEDDPLTQNGTWRFSTLKVPWYSTRVSRGQGTGYFLKQIKIPFGKTLDIISLDTGAFKDFMLMNPLNGAGNDQLHGLTKTLETSDSDWRIVVGFCSLAVCEGNRERIEIQLYEHLHHIFYKFGVDVYLSGEGCSDYARKDSIAYIRNPGSIDEKLPLASVNQISGFSKGMVNGFLLHRVSSLEIVSIRLFLLNLFLLKHQQMFFFHGRKPTLLTQQGKLCMM; encoded by the exons ATGTTGATG ATGGAGAAGGCGGCAAAGACTTATGAGGCAAGGTTTGTGATAAACATTAGTGAACTTGGGGAAGACGATCCACTCACACAGAAT GGTACTTGGCGTTTTTCAACACTGAAAGTTCCCTG GTACAGTACCAGAGTTTCAAGAGGACAAGGAACAGGTTACTTCCTAAAGCAGATCAAAATACCTTTTGGGAAGACCTTAGACATTATTAGTTTGGATACTGGGGCATTTAAG GATTTTATGCTTATGAATCCGTTAAATGGTGCTGGAAATGATCAATTACATGGGCTGACAAAGACACTAGAAACATCAGATAGCGACTG GCGCATAGTTGTTGGTTTCTGCTCATTGGCTGTTTGTGAAGGAAACAGGGAACGAATAGAAATACAACTTTATGAGCATCTacaccatattttttataagtttgGAGTG GATGTGTACCTGAGTGGGGAGGGATGTAGTGACTATGCTCGTAAAGATAGTATAGCCTACATCAGGAACCCAGGTTCAATTGATGAAAAACTTCCTCTTGCTTCTGTAAATCAAATATCAGGTTTTAGTAA GGGAATGGTTAATGGGTTCCTTCTTCATAGAGTCAGCTCCTTAGAGATTGTGAGTATTCGtctttttttactaaatttgtTCTTGTTGAAGCACCAACAAATGTTCTTTTTCCATGGCAGGAAACCTACTTTGTTAACTCAGCAGGGGAAGTTGTGCATGATGTAG